One genomic segment of Sminthopsis crassicaudata isolate SCR6 chromosome 4, ASM4859323v1, whole genome shotgun sequence includes these proteins:
- the TUBD1 gene encoding tubulin delta chain — protein MSIVTIQLGQCGNQIGYEVFDTLCRDLNSTQGFCSKKENELYQTSCKEHFFNEEKNGVPVARALLIDMEPKVISQTLLKAAHSDRWKYGQHSHFCQKQGSGNNWAYGYSVHGPKHKESIMNLIQKEVEKYDSLSGFSTIMSMAGGTGSGLGAFLTQNLRDAYPNSFIINQIIWPYGTGEVIVQNYNSVLTLSHLYRSSDALLVHENDVVYKICAKLMNIKQISFRDINQVIAHQLGSVFQPTYSSEGSFQYRRNLLGDLMTSLVPHPEFKMLGLRNIPQMSENLLAYTTFAWAGLLKHLRQMLISHAKMEEGINWQIQPPLSGVLALEKGPSNKDPHFNTSVANLVILRGKDVHHADLGGFKDPALYTSWLQPSDAFSEWRTQRAFNKYEKSAALVSNSQFLLKPLDTIIGKAWNMFASKAYVHQYTKFGIEEEDFLDSFTVLEQVLANYRNL, from the exons ATGTCAATAGTCACAATTCAACTTGGTCAGTGTGGCAATCAGATTGGTTATGAAGTATTTGATACTTTATGTAGAGACTTAAATAGTACCCAAGGATTCTGCTCTAAAAAGGAGAATGAATTATATCAGACATCTtgcaaagaacatttttttaatgaggaaaagaatggag TTCCAGTTGCCAGAGCATTGCTTATTGACATGGAACCCAAAGTGATCAGTCAAACACTATTAAAGGCTGCTCATTCTGACAGATGGAAGTATGGTCAACATTCACATTTCTGTCAAAAACAAGGTTCTGGAAATAATTGGGCATATGG TTATAGTGTTCACGGGCCCAAGCATAAAGAATCTATCATGAATCTAATTCAGAAGGAAGTAGAGAAATATGATTCTCTAAGTGGATTTTCAACTATAATGAGTATGGCGGGAGGTACAGGATCTGGTTTGGGAGCCTTCCTCACACAGAACTTAAGAGATGCTTATCCAAATTCTTTTATAATAAATCAGATCATATGGCCCTATGGAACTGGGGAG GTTATTGTCCAGAACTACAACTCAGTTTTGACTCTTTCTCATCTGTATCGATCTTCAGATGCACTTCTTGTTCATGAAAATGATGTGGTATATAAGATATGTGCTAAACTGATGAATATCAAACAGATCTCCTTCAGAGATATAAATCAAGTGATTGCTCATCAGTTGGGAAGTGTATTCCAACCTACCTACTCTTCAGAAGGCTCATTTCAGTACCGAAGAAATCTACTAG GAGACTTGATGACAAGCTTGGTTCCACACCCTGAATTCAAGATGCTGGGTCTCCGTAACATTCCTCAAATGTCTGAAAACTTGTTGGCATACACCACCTTTGCTTGGGCTGGGTTGCTCAAGCATTTAAGACAGATGCTTATTTCACATGCTAAAATGgaagaag GTATTAATTGGCAGATCCAGCCACCTTTGTCAGGAGTTCTTGCCCTTGAGAAGGGACCTTCCAATAAGGATCCCCATTTTAACACTTCTGTAGCCAATTTGGTCATCCTACGTGGTAAGGATGTGCACCATGCAGATCTGG GGGGTTTTAAAGATCCAGCCTTATACACGTCCTGGCTCCAGCCTAGTGATGCCTTCAGTGAATGGAGAACACAGCGAGCCTTTAACAAATATGAGAAATCGGCTGCTTTGGTCAGCAATAGTCAATTTTTACTAAAACCTCTCGATACCATCATAGGCAAAGCTTGGAACATGTTTGCTTCAAA aGCTTATGTTCACCAGTATACGAAGTTTGGAATTGAAGAAGAGGACTTTTTAGACAGCTTCACAGTATTGGAACAAGTTCTTGCCAATTACCGTAACCTTTGA